Sequence from the Rhizobium sp. TH2 genome:
GTCGCGACGACAGTGATCGAGGTCGGCGTCGACGTCCCCGATGCCACGATCATGGTTATCGAGCATGCCGAACGCTTCGGGCTCGCCCAGCTCCACCAGCTCAGGGGCCGGGTGGGTCGCGGCAGCGAGGCGTCGAGTTGCATCCTGCTTTATTCAGGCAAGCTCAGCCAGAATGCCGAGGCGCGGCTCAAGATCATGCGCGAGACCGAGGATGGCTTTCTGATCGCCGAAGAGGATCTCAGGCTGCGCGGCGAAGGCGAATTGCTCGGCACGAAACAGTCCGGCACGCCGGGCTTCGCCATTGCCAGCCTTGAGGCGCATGGCGACCTCCTGGAGATCGCGCGCAAGGATTCGCACTATCTGCTCGATCGCGATCCAGAGCTGCAAAGCCCGCGCGGCGAGGCGATCCGCGTCCTGCTTTATCTCTTCCGGCGCGACGAGGCGATCCGGTTCCTGAAAGCTGGCTGATCAGGCGGCGGAAATCGATGGCGGAGCCGGTAGCTGTTTGGGCGACCATTTTGGGGTGACCAGACCCCCCGAAATCAGCAGCTTGGCCGCGTCTTCGGTGGACATGTCGAGTTCCATGATCTTCTTCTTCTCCACGAAGATCAGGAAGCCGGCCGTGGGCACCGGCGTGGGCGGCAGGAAGACCGCCGCCATTTCCATGCCCTTGTCGCTGAAGCGCGTGGCGATCTCCCCTTGAGCGTCTGTTGCGACAAAAACCACGGACCAGAACCCCGGCGACGGATACTCGATCATCCCGACCTTCTTGAAGGAATTCGTCCGCTCGCGGAGAACCGTTTCAAAAATCTGCTTGAGGCCCTTGTAGATCGAGCGCACGAGCGGCATCCGGTCCAGCACCGACTCGCCCGCCTCGACAATGGTGCGGCCGATCAGGTTCTTGCCGAGAAATCCGACGATCGTGATGAGGATAAGGGCAACCAGAAGCCCGAAGCCGGGCACAGCGAATGTCAGGTAGTTCTCGGGGCTATAGCGCGCGGGGATAAGCGGCTTGACCCAGCTGTCGGCCCAACGGATGAAGGTCCAGGTCAGCCAGATGGTAATGGCAATCGGGGCACAGATGATGAGCCCGGTCAGGAAATTGTTTCGTAGCCTGACGCCGAACGGCGGCTTATGCGGAATTTCGGTCATACGTCGGTCCCATGTTCATCCGCAAAGACTATGAATAGCGTCAGTCTCTTGCGTCGCACAAGAACTTTGAGCGCTTCATTGTTAAATGAAAGCAGTTCTGCCGAGCAGGTTTTCGTCAGGACCAAGGCGGCGGGCGAGCGTCGTACCCTAAGGTACGGCCGAGACCGACGCCACAGGGACTGGCGGAAAGATGCCCGGCCCACCGGGCGCGCTTCGCGACGCCCGGCGATTCTAATGTCTTGCAGATTTGCTTTTGCAAATCTGCGGGAGGGTTGGCCGAAACGGGCCGGCTCTTCGATCGGCTGGCTTGGCCGTAGTGCTTGGCTACGACGTGCGCCAGCCGATCGAACATCCGACTCCGCCTCAGCCAACAGAACTGCTTTCATTTAACAATGAAGCGCTCCGTCACTCCACCGTGACCGATTTTGCCAGATTGCGCGGCTGATCGACATCGGTGCCCATGAAGACAGCCGTGTGATAGGCCAGCAACTGGATCGGCAGCGTAAAGATCATCGGGTGGATGACCTCATCGACCTCGGGCAGCACGATCGTCGCCATGGTGGGAAGGTCGGTGGCGGCGGCCCCCTTCTCGTCGGTGATGAAGATGATCCGGCCGCCGCGCGCGGCCACTTCCTGCATGTTCGACACTGTCTTCTCGAAGAACCGGTCATGGGGCGCGATGACGATGACGGGCATGTTCTCATCGATCAGCGCGATTGGCCCATGCTTCAGCTCGCCAGCGGCATAGCCTTCGGCATGAATATAGGAAATCTCCTTGAGCTTCAGCGCACCTTCCATGGCGATCGGAAAGCTGGTGCCGCGGCCGAGATAGAGTACATCCTTGAACTTCGAGAGATCGCGCGCGAGCGCCTCGATCTGCGGCTGGATCGTGTTCAGCACCTTGGCCATCACGCGCGGCATTTCGGCGAGGTGCCTGACGATCTGCTTCTCTGCGGCAGCGGTCAGCGTACCACGCGCCCTGCCCGCCTGAATCGCAAGTGCGGCCAGGACCGTCAATTGGCAGGTGAAGGCCTTGGTCGAGGCGACGCCGATCTCGGGACCAGCCAGGATCGGGAACACGACGTCGGATTCCCGTGCGATAGTGGATTCACGGACATTGACGACGGCGCCAATCCTCAAGCCCGCCTCGCGGCAGTAGTGCAAGGAAGCCAGCGTATCGGCCGTCTCGCCCGATTGGGAGATGAAGAGCGCGGCGGAATTCGGATTGAGCGGGATTTCCCGGTAGCGAAATTCCGAGGCGACATCGATCTCGACCGGCAGGCGTGCATAGCGCTCGAACCAGTATTTGCCAGTCAACCCGGCCAGATAGGCCGTGCCGCAAGCTGAAATGGCGAGGCTCGAAATATTGGCGAAATCAATGCCTTCTACCGGCTTGATCCGGCTCTCGGCGAAATCGATGTAGTGACCCAGCGTGTGCGAGATCGACTCCGGCTGTTCGTGGATTTCCTTTTCCATGAAATGCCGGTGGTTGCCCTTGTCGATCATGAAGGACGTTGCCGTCGATTGCTGGCGCGCCCGCTTGACCGGCGTGCCATCAGCATCGAAAATCTCCGCCGAACCAACGGTGATAACCGCCCAGTCGCCATCATTGAGGTAGGAAATCTGGTTGGTGAACGGCGCCAGTGCGATCGCATCGGACCCCAGGAACATTTCGTCCTTGCCGTAGCCGATCGCCAATGGCGGACCGGAACGCGAGGCGTAGATCTTGCCCGGCTCGTCCCGAAAGAGGATGGCCAGCGCATAGGCGCCGGTGACGCGCTTCAGCATTGCCTCGACGGCGCCGCGCGGCGTCTTGCCATCGCGAAGATGCTTGGCGAGCAGCTGCGCCACCACTTCCGTGTCGGTCTGGGTGTTGAAGGTCACGCCTTCCGCAGTGAGCTCGTGCTTGATCTCGGCGAAATTCTCGATGATGCCGTTATGGACGACGGACACGCCATCGGTGAAGTGCGGATGCGCATTGGCTTCGGTCGGCGCGCCGTGCGTGGCCCAACGGGTATGCGCAATGCCGGAATTGCCGTCGAGCGGCTGCTCAGTCAGCCTGCGCTCCAGGTTGACCAGCTTGCCCTCGGCGCGACGGCGATCGAGCTGGCCGGCGTGAACCGTGGCCACACCTGCGGAATCATAGCCTCGGTATTCCAGCCGCTTGAGCGCATCGACCAGTCTAGGAGCGACTGAATGATTCCCGACGATGCCGACAATGCCGCACATGCAACGACCCCCGAAATTTCCGATAGTTTGCGTCTTACCCGAATTATGCCGCATCGCAACGCATGCGCCATCACTTTCGGTTGCTTGCGTTAACGCCGCTAGGTCTTCTTCTTCGATTCCTTCAGCGCCCTGTTGCGCGCCGCTATCTCCGTGCCATAGCCGAGCTTATTCATCTGGCGGGCACGCCCAAAGGCTGCGGCTCCGGCGGGAACGTCTTCGGTAATGACGCTGCCAGATGCGGTCAGTGCGCCTTCTCCAATGTTCACCGGCGCCACAAGCGACGAGTTGGAGCCGATAAAGGCATCGGCGCCGATGACGGTATCGAATTTGTTGAAGCCATCGTAATTGCAGGTCACCGTGCCGGCGCCGATATTGGCGCGCGGGCCGATCGTGGCGTCGCCGATATAGGTGAGATGGCTTACCTTGGCGCCCTCCCCGATCTCGGCCTTCTTGATCTCGACGAAATTGCCGACCTTGGCATTGGCGCGAAGATTGGCGCCCGGCCGCAGCCGCGCATACGGCCCGACATTGGCGCCCGAGGCGACATAGGCACCCTCGAGATGCGAGAAGGCGTGGATCACCGCGTTCGGCTCGACCATGACGCCGGGTCCGAAGACCACGTTCGGCTCGATCATCGTATCCTGGCCGATTTGCGTGTCGTAAGAGAGGAACACCGTCTCCGGCGCGATCATCGTCACGCCTGAGATCATCAGTTCGTGGCGCTTCTTGCGCTGCCAGATCGCTTCGAGTTCCGCGAGTTCGGCACGGTTGTTGCAGCCCGCCACGGTATCCAGCGGCGCTTCGACCGTGGCGGCTTTGCCGCCCTCGCCGCGCAGGATTTCAATGATATCGGTGAGGTAATACTCGCCCTTGACATTGTTGTTGGTGATCTTGCCCAACAGCGCCAAGGCCTTGGCGCCGTCGATCGCCATCAGGCCTGAATTGCAGAGCGTGACCTTTCGCTCCTCCGCCGTGGCATCCTTTTCCTCGCGGATCGCCACCAGCTCGCCATCCGCTTCCAGCAGCCGTCCATAGCCGGTCGGCTTGTCGGTGCGGAACCCGATTACCGCCACATCAAAGCCGGCACGAACCTTGTCGCGCGCCTCGGCAAGCGGCCCGGGCTCGATCAGCGGCGCATCGGCATAGGCGACGATGACCTGATCGTATCCCTTGGCGATCTCGGCCCTCGCTGCAAGCACGGCGTGGCCGGTGCCCAGGCGTTCCTTCTGTTCGTAGGGTGTGACTTTCAGCGAACCGCTCGAAGCTGCGGCAATCACCGGACCAGCATCGCGACCGACCACCAGGGCGACATCGGTGACACCGGTCCGCTCGAGCGCGATCATGACATGGGTGATCATCGGCAGATTGCCGACCGTATGCAGCACCTTGGATTTCGTCGATTTCATCCGCGTGCTCTCGCCCGCGGCGAGCACCACCGCAAGAACGCGATCACTCATGCCGATTCTCCCGATTTATTCCGGATTTCGATTATCGCGTGGCTTGCGATTGCGCAACTCACGCGGCGTCGCTGTTCGACTGGACGGACCTGGCGCGCGCCATGAGGATCTTGTCGATCCGGCGGCCGTCCATGTCGATGACCTCGAAGACATAACCGAAGGACTCGAATTTATCGCCCTCGACCGGGTTCTTGCGCAGCTGCTGGACGAGGAATCCGGCGATCGTCTCATATCCGTCATCGGTGCTCAGTTGATCGAGACCGAAGGTCAGCTGCATTTCGTGGATAGGCGTGCGACCGTCGATCAGCCAGGAGCCGTCGTCACGCTCGCGGATGGCGATATCCTCGACATCGTCGTAGTTCGACGGAAGGATGCCGATGACCGCCTCCAACAGGTCCGCCGAGGTGACGATGCCTTCGGTCGAACCATATTCATCGACGATGACGGCCATGTGGATGTTGGAACTCTTGAAAATCTCGAAAGCCTTGAGGCAGGTCGTCATCTCGGGGACGCTGGGTATCTCCTCCACGTAATTCTTCATCTGGAAATTCTTCGGGCTGAGGGAAGCCCTGAGAATATTCTTCGCCCGCACCGCGCCCACCACGGTATCGTTGTCGCCATCGATCACGGGATAGCGCGAATGACCTGCGGATTGCACCGCCTCGATCACTTCTTCCCAGCTGTCGTTGATGTCGATCGCCACCATCTCGGTACGATGAGTCATGATCGATTTGACCGAGCGGTCGGCGAGCGAGATGATCCGGCGGAGCATTTCATGCTCGGACTTTTCGAAGACGCCGCTCTCAGCGCCCTCGGCTAGCACCGCATGCACTTCGGCCTCGGTGACTTCCTCGCCGTCGGCGCCCCTGATGCCGAGCAGCCGCATGAGAACCCTCGCCGAAGTTTCGAAGAGATAGACGACCGGCGCGGTGATCTTCGACAGAATCGACATCGGCAGGGCGACGATCATCGCGATCGCCTCCGCATTGCGCAACGCCAGTTGCTTCGGGATGAGCTCCCCGATGATCACCGAGAAATAAGTGATGAGCGCCACGACGATCGCGCCTGCCAGCGCGTGACCATAGGGTGCGATGACTTGGTACGCATTGAGTACGGGTCCCAGCTTCTCAGTGATCGAGGCGCCGCCATAGGTACCGGCCAGAATGCCGACCAGCGTGATGCCGACCTGGACCGTGGAGAGAAAGTTCCCTGAATCCTCGGCAAGGGCGAGCGCGGCGGCGGCGCGAGTGTTTCCCTGCTTGGCCTTCTGCCGCAGCAACGGCTTGCTTGCGGAG
This genomic interval carries:
- a CDS encoding DUF502 domain-containing protein is translated as MTEIPHKPPFGVRLRNNFLTGLIICAPIAITIWLTWTFIRWADSWVKPLIPARYSPENYLTFAVPGFGLLVALILITIVGFLGKNLIGRTIVEAGESVLDRMPLVRSIYKGLKQIFETVLRERTNSFKKVGMIEYPSPGFWSVVFVATDAQGEIATRFSDKGMEMAAVFLPPTPVPTAGFLIFVEKKKIMELDMSTEDAAKLLISGGLVTPKWSPKQLPAPPSISAA
- the glmS gene encoding glutamine--fructose-6-phosphate transaminase (isomerizing) is translated as MCGIVGIVGNHSVAPRLVDALKRLEYRGYDSAGVATVHAGQLDRRRAEGKLVNLERRLTEQPLDGNSGIAHTRWATHGAPTEANAHPHFTDGVSVVHNGIIENFAEIKHELTAEGVTFNTQTDTEVVAQLLAKHLRDGKTPRGAVEAMLKRVTGAYALAILFRDEPGKIYASRSGPPLAIGYGKDEMFLGSDAIALAPFTNQISYLNDGDWAVITVGSAEIFDADGTPVKRARQQSTATSFMIDKGNHRHFMEKEIHEQPESISHTLGHYIDFAESRIKPVEGIDFANISSLAISACGTAYLAGLTGKYWFERYARLPVEIDVASEFRYREIPLNPNSAALFISQSGETADTLASLHYCREAGLRIGAVVNVRESTIARESDVVFPILAGPEIGVASTKAFTCQLTVLAALAIQAGRARGTLTAAAEKQIVRHLAEMPRVMAKVLNTIQPQIEALARDLSKFKDVLYLGRGTSFPIAMEGALKLKEISYIHAEGYAAGELKHGPIALIDENMPVIVIAPHDRFFEKTVSNMQEVAARGGRIIFITDEKGAAATDLPTMATIVLPEVDEVIHPMIFTLPIQLLAYHTAVFMGTDVDQPRNLAKSVTVE
- the glmU gene encoding bifunctional UDP-N-acetylglucosamine diphosphorylase/glucosamine-1-phosphate N-acetyltransferase GlmU; the protein is MSDRVLAVVLAAGESTRMKSTKSKVLHTVGNLPMITHVMIALERTGVTDVALVVGRDAGPVIAAASSGSLKVTPYEQKERLGTGHAVLAARAEIAKGYDQVIVAYADAPLIEPGPLAEARDKVRAGFDVAVIGFRTDKPTGYGRLLEADGELVAIREEKDATAEERKVTLCNSGLMAIDGAKALALLGKITNNNVKGEYYLTDIIEILRGEGGKAATVEAPLDTVAGCNNRAELAELEAIWQRKKRHELMISGVTMIAPETVFLSYDTQIGQDTMIEPNVVFGPGVMVEPNAVIHAFSHLEGAYVASGANVGPYARLRPGANLRANAKVGNFVEIKKAEIGEGAKVSHLTYIGDATIGPRANIGAGTVTCNYDGFNKFDTVIGADAFIGSNSSLVAPVNIGEGALTASGSVITEDVPAGAAAFGRARQMNKLGYGTEIAARNRALKESKKKT
- a CDS encoding hemolysin family protein; protein product: MTEIIVIFFLLLLNAFFAMSELAIVSASKPLLRQKAKQGNTRAAAALALAEDSGNFLSTVQVGITLVGILAGTYGGASITEKLGPVLNAYQVIAPYGHALAGAIVVALITYFSVIIGELIPKQLALRNAEAIAMIVALPMSILSKITAPVVYLFETSARVLMRLLGIRGADGEEVTEAEVHAVLAEGAESGVFEKSEHEMLRRIISLADRSVKSIMTHRTEMVAIDINDSWEEVIEAVQSAGHSRYPVIDGDNDTVVGAVRAKNILRASLSPKNFQMKNYVEEIPSVPEMTTCLKAFEIFKSSNIHMAVIVDEYGSTEGIVTSADLLEAVIGILPSNYDDVEDIAIRERDDGSWLIDGRTPIHEMQLTFGLDQLSTDDGYETIAGFLVQQLRKNPVEGDKFESFGYVFEVIDMDGRRIDKILMARARSVQSNSDAA